One region of Hoeflea sp. 108 genomic DNA includes:
- the glp gene encoding gephyrin-like molybdotransferase Glp: protein MALLPVTEALERLLEGAAPTGTDRVTLHEAADRVLAAPLYALRTQPPFDASAMDGYAVRAADIATLPAKLSVIGQAPAGRQFTGTVSTGQAVRIFTGAPVPAGADTVVIQENARDLGNGAVEVLEPTDPGRNIRLSGLDFSEGDLILDAGRLLDPAALSLIASANHPDVQVVRAPLVAIIATGDELLLPGSTPGPDQIISSNAYGVAAIARSIGARVLDLGIAADSTDAISGLVQKALDAKADVIVTLGGASVGDHDLVHRVLTGLGMDLSFWKIAMRPGKPLMFGRLGATRCVGLPGNPVASLICSHIFLKPLLAKLGGRSHVADIRDGVLDTPMPANDLRQDFVRAVARQTLDGLVVTPFTVQDSSMLRTLADANCAVIRGPFAEPAESGSACRVLMLR from the coding sequence ATGGCACTGCTGCCGGTCACCGAGGCTCTCGAACGCCTGCTTGAAGGTGCCGCACCCACCGGCACGGATCGGGTTACCCTGCACGAGGCAGCCGACCGCGTTCTGGCGGCACCGCTGTACGCCTTGCGCACCCAGCCGCCTTTCGACGCCTCCGCCATGGACGGCTATGCTGTCAGGGCAGCAGACATCGCCACGCTTCCGGCGAAACTTTCAGTCATCGGCCAGGCCCCGGCGGGACGACAATTCACCGGGACCGTCAGTACGGGACAGGCAGTGCGCATCTTCACCGGAGCGCCGGTTCCCGCGGGGGCGGACACCGTGGTGATCCAGGAAAACGCGCGTGATCTCGGCAATGGTGCGGTCGAAGTGCTGGAACCGACAGATCCCGGCCGCAACATTCGCCTCAGCGGCCTCGATTTCAGCGAAGGCGACCTCATCCTCGACGCCGGCCGCCTGCTCGATCCGGCAGCCCTCTCGCTGATCGCCTCCGCCAATCACCCCGACGTCCAGGTGGTGCGCGCACCACTGGTCGCGATCATCGCCACCGGCGACGAGCTTCTGCTGCCGGGTAGCACGCCCGGCCCCGACCAGATCATCTCGTCCAACGCCTATGGCGTCGCTGCAATTGCCCGCTCGATCGGCGCTCGTGTGCTCGACCTCGGCATAGCCGCCGACAGCACGGACGCCATCTCGGGGTTGGTCCAGAAAGCACTCGACGCCAAGGCCGATGTCATCGTCACACTGGGCGGTGCGTCCGTCGGCGACCACGACCTAGTGCATCGCGTGTTAACCGGCCTCGGCATGGATCTTTCGTTCTGGAAGATCGCCATGCGCCCCGGCAAACCGCTGATGTTTGGTCGCCTCGGCGCGACGCGCTGCGTCGGCCTGCCCGGCAATCCGGTCGCGAGCCTCATCTGCTCGCACATCTTCCTGAAGCCGCTGCTGGCAAAATTGGGCGGACGCTCTCACGTCGCCGACATCAGGGACGGTGTGCTCGATACGCCGATGCCGGCCAACGATCTGCGTCAGGATTTTGTCCGCGCTGTCGCACGCCAGACCCTTGATGGGCTCGTCGTCACGCCGTTTACGGTGCAGGATTCGTCCATGCTCCGGACGCTGGCCGACGCCAATTGCGCTGTTATCCGCGGCCCCTTTGCGGAACCGGCCGAATCCGGCAGTGCCTGCCGCGTGCTGATGCTGCGCTGA
- the moaC gene encoding cyclic pyranopterin monophosphate synthase MoaC, translating into MAAALTHIGAAGEANMVDVGDKAETTRTAIAEGMIAMRPETLDLILSGNAKKGDVLGTARIAGIMAAKRTHELIPLCHPILLTKVTVEIEPDETLPGLRVTALARVTGKTGVEMEALTAASVACLTIYDMAKAADRGMVISGIRLIEKTGGKSGDFKATE; encoded by the coding sequence ATGGCAGCGGCGCTCACCCATATCGGTGCCGCGGGCGAAGCCAACATGGTCGATGTCGGCGACAAGGCCGAAACGACCCGCACGGCGATCGCCGAAGGCATGATCGCCATGCGGCCCGAGACGCTTGATCTAATCCTCTCCGGCAACGCCAAGAAGGGCGACGTGCTGGGCACAGCGCGCATTGCCGGCATCATGGCGGCCAAGCGCACGCATGAGCTGATCCCGCTCTGCCATCCGATCCTGCTGACCAAGGTGACGGTTGAGATCGAGCCGGACGAGACCCTGCCCGGCCTGCGCGTGACCGCACTTGCGCGCGTCACCGGCAAGACCGGCGTCGAGATGGAGGCGCTGACGGCTGCCTCAGTTGCCTGCCTGACCATCTACGACATGGCCAAGGCGGCCGACCGCGGCATGGTGATTTCAGGCATCCGGCTGATCGAAAAGACCGGCGGCAAGTCGGGCGACTTCAAGGCGACAGAATAG